A window of Enoplosus armatus isolate fEnoArm2 chromosome 3, fEnoArm2.hap1, whole genome shotgun sequence contains these coding sequences:
- the gpr37l1a gene encoding G-protein coupled receptor 37-like 1, which produces MSPVLCLLLLFVRTAELRHVHAAREFQRAEDAGTPAAGLEESLSPERTSLDRVESARVPDLKRVARGAKDRSLGKRDPQSPSSYGHPRRYDDPSGYFTTPRTGRDASARQGNSSSGRGSGLLNPLFPVTDGSYWAYAVMLLALMLFAAGIVGNLALMCIVWHNFYLKSAWNCILAGLAFWDFLVLFFCLPVVVFHELTLKRLLGDLSCRLVPYLEVTSLGVATFSLCALSIDRFHAATGPGPLQTPKVEPCQSILSKLSVIWVGSMVLAAPELLLWQLLQETVSLPTLTTDLQQSQSGGSLMAALVARTDAFKVDVCVREPSVELPENIYSLVLTYHEARMWWFFGCYICLPLLFTLACDLVTRQVLAQRLPQKPCGDKVTARCSSSSSSSSSTKKKQHVRELRLRTTVMALTILYITCNLPESICNITLAYVSVHVSDALPALVLPALSLIGQFLLFVRCSATPVLLLFLCRSLGQAFMDCCCCCCEECLPDGNSSSSSSASTTATSNLSSPTSPSPSSLSPSSKEETKSMLATEPAVCYDTAKDSSTAIGTPC; this is translated from the exons atgagtccggttttgtgtcttttgctcCTCTTTGTGCGGACCGCGGAGCTCCGTCATGTCCACGCAGCCCGGGAGTTTCAGCGGGCGGAGGACGCCGGCACGCCGGCTGCGGGGTTAGAGGAGTCTCTCTCCCCGGAAAGGACTTCTCTGGACCGGGTTGAAAGCGCAAGAGTTCCCGACCTGAAGCGAGTCGCCCGAGGAGCCAAAGATCGGAGTCTCGGGAAAAGAGACCCGCAGTCACCGAGCAGCTACGGGCATCCGAGGCGGTACGACGACCCGAGCGGTTACTTCACCACACCGCGGACCGGCCGGGACGCCTCCGCCCGGCAGGGTAACTCTTCGTCGGGCCGCGGGTCGGGGCTCCTCAACCCGCTGTTCCCGGTCACCGACGGCTCCTACTGGGCGTACGCAGTCATGCTGCTCGCGCTTATGCTGTTCGCGGCGGGCATCGTGGGGAACCTCGCGCTCATGTGCATCGTGTGGCACAACTTCTACCTGAAGAGCGCGTGGAACTGCATCCTGGCGGGGCTCGCCTTCTGGGATTTCCTCGTGCTATTCTTCTGCCTCCCCGTGGTCGTCTTCCACGAGCTCACCCTGAAGAGGTTGCTCGGAGACCTGTCCTGCCGGCTCGTGCCCTAtctggag GTGACCTCTCTGGGCGTGGCCACATTCAGCCTCTGTGCTCTGAGTATCGATCGCTTCCACGCGGCCACCGGCCCCGGGCCCCTCCAGACGCCGAAGGTGGAGCCCTGCCAGTCCATCCTGTCCAAGCTGTCCGTCATCTGGGTGGGCTCCATGGTGCTGGCCGcccctgagctgctgctgtggcagcTCCTCCAGGAAACTGTCAGCCTGCCCACGCTCACCACCGACCTGCAGCAGAGCCAGTCGGGAGGCTCGCTGATGGCTGCCCTTGTGGCCCGAACGGACGCGTTTAAGGTGGACGTCTGTGTCCGTGAGCCGTCTGTGGAGCTCCCAGAGAACATCTACTCTCTGGTGCTGACCTACCACGAGGCCCGCATGTGGTGGTTCTTTGGATGCTACATCTGTTTGCCGCTGCTCTTCACTCTGGCCTGCGACTTGGTGACGAGGCAAGTGTTAGCCCAGCGTCTTCCACAGAAACCCTGCGGGGACAAGGTGACCGCCAGATGctcgtcctcctcttcgtcttcctcctcgacaaagaaaaagcagcatgtGAGAGAGCTGAGGCTGCGCACCACTGTGATGGCACTCACCATCTTGTACATCACATGCAACCTGCCGGAGAGCATTTGTAACATCACCCTGGCGTACGTCTCCGTCCATGTGTCCGATGCGCTCCCGGCTCTGGTTCTGCCAGCGCTGAGTCTGATTGGACAGTTCCTGCTGTTTGTGCGTTGCTCAGCGACGCCGGTATTGCTGCTGTTCTTGTGTCGCTCGCTGGGCCAGGCCTTcatggactgctgctgctgctgctgtgaagagTGCCTCCCCGACGGCAACTCCTCTTCATCGTCATCTGCTTCAACCACCGCCACCTCCAACCTCTCCTCGCCCACATCgccctctccatcctccctgtctccttccagcaaagaggagacaaagagcaTGTTGGCGACAGAACCAGCAGTCTGCTACGACACAGCGAAAGACTCTTCAACAGCTATCGGGACGCCCTGCTGA